One Granulicella sp. 5B5 DNA window includes the following coding sequences:
- a CDS encoding TTC39/IML2 family protein produces the protein MVCTVLVALLVGVPVAAEAQANQHTVPLNLDPEVRQGFDHFYNLDYDGAYRIFTDVAQKHPNDPMAWNYILFTVIFRELYHQDLLDTTYYAHNSFLATKRDVNVLPATRQEIESLTNKVVGMTDAVLSKNPNDKNALFERGYAKGMHGAFVVLADHAYAMGARQGYAARNDSEAVLKLDPQYADAYMAVGIQQFAVASLPTWVRLIVGIMGVGGNREKGLQMLRYSAAHGVVTSVESRTALGLFLRHDGRYAEALVVERALAKDFPHDYLFQLEVANLTKDEGQGLQAIALYKQVIADAEKPGYFVDVRLQMAWFGLADTERGYNILKDAAYGYEQAATQPNCSDWLRKRAWLAAGQTEDLLHDRQKAIADYRQVLKPGGDQTQAGAARGYIEKPYTGK, from the coding sequence TTGGTTTGCACGGTACTGGTGGCGCTGCTGGTAGGCGTTCCGGTGGCTGCCGAGGCGCAGGCGAACCAGCATACGGTGCCGCTCAATCTCGATCCCGAGGTCCGCCAGGGCTTCGACCACTTCTACAACCTGGACTACGACGGGGCCTACCGCATCTTTACCGACGTCGCGCAGAAGCACCCCAACGACCCGATGGCGTGGAACTACATCCTGTTCACGGTCATCTTCCGCGAGCTCTATCACCAGGATCTGCTGGACACCACCTACTATGCGCACAACAGCTTTCTGGCGACTAAGCGCGATGTGAATGTGCTGCCGGCGACGCGGCAGGAGATCGAGAGCCTGACGAACAAGGTCGTCGGCATGACGGACGCGGTGCTCAGCAAAAACCCGAACGACAAGAACGCACTGTTTGAGCGTGGCTACGCGAAGGGGATGCACGGCGCGTTCGTTGTGCTGGCAGACCATGCCTACGCGATGGGGGCGCGGCAGGGCTACGCGGCGCGCAACGACAGCGAGGCGGTGCTGAAGCTCGACCCGCAGTACGCGGACGCTTACATGGCGGTGGGCATCCAGCAGTTTGCGGTGGCGAGCCTGCCGACGTGGGTGCGGCTGATTGTGGGGATTATGGGCGTGGGCGGCAACCGCGAGAAGGGGCTGCAGATGTTGCGCTACTCGGCTGCGCATGGCGTGGTGACGAGTGTGGAGTCTCGCACGGCGCTGGGGCTGTTTCTGCGCCACGACGGCCGCTACGCCGAGGCGCTGGTGGTGGAGCGCGCGCTGGCGAAGGACTTTCCGCATGACTATCTGTTTCAGCTGGAGGTCGCGAACCTGACCAAGGACGAGGGCCAGGGGCTGCAGGCGATCGCGCTGTACAAGCAGGTGATTGCGGACGCGGAGAAGCCCGGCTACTTTGTGGACGTGCGGCTGCAGATGGCGTGGTTCGGGCTGGCGGACACGGAGCGCGGTTACAACATCCTGAAGGATGCGGCTTATGGCTACGAGCAGGCCGCCACGCAGCCCAACTGCAGCGACTGGCTGCGCAAGCGGGCGTGGCTCGCAGCCGGGCAGACGGAGGACCTGCTGCACGACCGCCAGAAGGCAATCGCGGACTACAGGCAGGTGCTAAAGCCCGGTGGCGACCAGACGCAGGCGGGGGCTGCGCGGGGGTATATCGAGAAGCCGTACACAGGCAAGTGA